The nucleotide sequence ggaggagctcggacatccggcgtgagttcggagtagagccgctgctccttcgtgttgaaaggggtcagttgaggtagtTCGGGCATCGAATCAGTATgttcctgggcgcctcctgtttgaGGTGTCCTGGGCACGTACCACTGGTAGGGATTATAtattagcctggttccagaccatagaccccacccactcaactgagtaggcttgcatctctgagATGTGAAGTAGTCGGCTGTCCTAtgctctcctgtgctgtggtAGTGGAACGTGATTCTCTTTGATTTTGTAGCTCTTCTCCACAGAGTGTTGACATGGCATGTTGTTTGAGGACAGCCCTGGCATGTGTAGTGGTGATCCCCATCTTGCATAGTTGTTCGAAGACTGCTTTCTTGGCTCCACCGTACTGCAGTACACTGTTGATGTAGTACGAAAAGGCTGAAAGATGGTTCTCCCTCCCTCGAAGGGCAATGGCAGCAGCTGCACAGGCATGGTTGTGTTGCATTCCAGATATGGTGCAGATCAGAGAGAACATGAATGGTGCCATCCGCTCCAAATCTTTTCTAAGGTCGTGTAAGGAGAAATTCCTCAGTTCTTCTGGGGAACTCTTCCACAGCATGAAACCCTCCCTTTGGTGGCAAAGACGCTGGCACTCCTTGTCAATAACTGTCTCCATTGCAGGTTTGAGCGCGTCCATGAGACTCTCATGCTGCACCATCAGTCTGGCTGCCGTGGTGAAGTTGCCCTTTGCCAGATTATTTATCACGCCACTAATGTCAGCGTCACATCTGTACCTCTCTGGGTTTACCTTACTGGGGTAATTGATGTACACCTAAAAAGGATGGAATAAAATAAGAGAGAATTTTCAATAGGATCATGTGGTCACAGTTATTTAACTAAAGTAGGATAATAGCCTATAATCTGGGGGTAATCTTGTTAAATTAAACCAAATCTT is from Epinephelus moara isolate mb chromosome 7, YSFRI_EMoa_1.0, whole genome shotgun sequence and encodes:
- the LOC126392802 gene encoding uncharacterized protein LOC126392802; translation: MAAMHLIHWFPTVVKKEEEEEEEAEQWSAKETMPSEIEKTCRLCKVNLVVKGVITHSKLLYRCSQANERLLTDRFRDVGVVLPCRPGVCSGRICMKCFRLLARVEESQNILKKWQSEHNVVDKEEEEGQSTEKRDRDTPTETPRKKKLCLPASRVSTTEVYINYPSKVNPERYRCDADISGVINNLAKGNFTTAARLMVQHESLMDALKPAMETVIDKECQRLCHQREGFMLWKSSPEELRNFSLHDLRKDLERMAPFMFSLICTISGMQHNHACAAAAIALRGRENHLSAFSYYINSVLQYGGAKKAVFEQLCKMGITTTHARAVLKQHAMSTLCGEELQNQRESRSTTTAQESIGQPTTSHLRDASLLS